A window of Eubalaena glacialis isolate mEubGla1 chromosome 11, mEubGla1.1.hap2.+ XY, whole genome shotgun sequence genomic DNA:
GAAGCCCCTGGAAAGCAATTCCTGATTCATCCTAATACTGGGGACACCTGAGGAGCTGGTGAGGTTTTGTTTTACATAGTTCATAGCTAACAGgtcgcttcttttttttttcctcctctatgaTGGCTAGAAAACTTGCAGCTAAAATTGGGACTTCTTGGTAGCAAGAATACATATATCTTGTGGGATGGATTTTTTTATTAACTacatttctctgttttatttttttcaggagcTTGAAATTGTAATTGGAGATGAACACATTTCTTTTACCACATCAAAAATAGGTTCTCTTATTGATGTTAATCAGTCAAAGTGAGTATGTTAAAGCATTTTGACTAAATTGACATAATTTCTTAGAGGGACTCATTTTAGAACTATAGCCAGTTTGGGAAGATTATTTTAATTGCAACCTGTATCAGTTTATTATGTATATGTAATCCTCATTTTTACAGTAGTGAAGACTTGTTATCAAAGAAGTTAGCAGTATATTTTACTGATtgccaaaaaaaatcttaatctgGACACAGCgtcacaaaatttaaaagaaatccgTATTGGATTTATCAGCCTTATTAGTCCCATATAACATCATTCTCCTCCTTGGATTTAATacttgaaagaaatggaaaaagcccCAGTATAGCTTAAGTATGGCTTTAGCTACCTGTGTCTTCCCAAGCTCTGTAAGTGCGGTACCATATACCATTGTCTGAAAAATCTCTCTGCCTCCAATTATTTCTTTCCACTCTTTCCCCTCAAAATGTTCTTATAGTGTCTTTTTCCTATCCCCCTAAATTGTAATAACTTATTTGTTTGCTTAACTGGCTTCAGTGTAAGCTCCCTGAGAACCTTGCCGTATCTCAAAATTagtgcaatgcctggcacacaataggtgctttataatttatagaggaaaggagaaaggaatgaaTGCATAACTACTGGATACAGATGGCTATGTTCATAAAGACTGGCGAGATACTTTTAAACTATCACATCTATTTTCCTatagttggtgaggatgtggcatTTGTTTCCTactgggattgtaaattgataacttttttggaaagcaatttgataATATGCATCAAAAGctgttagtatttttcttttatctttgtcCAGCTAATTTCATTTCTGAGCATCCATCTATCCTGGGAAATACTCTGAAATAATGAAAAAACTGTATTATTCATAAAGATGTTCATTAAAACCTTATTAATAATTGGAAAACAATTGAAATGCCAACAAGGAGAGAATtgctaaattaattaaaaattatttgtgaatttttttttaatgtaatggatAAAGTAATGTTTAAAAGGCCACAGTGaatgtttttaattatgaaaaaaattagagaaataccaaaatatttataattattccaTGAGGAATGACATTATATAGTATTGAGTTTCTTTTTTCtatctatataattttatttgcctTAAACATTTTTGTGatgcataaatattattttttataaggaaataaacactttaaatatgaaaTGAATACTGATGAAgagatttatgtatttttttcttacagaaaaaatAGAGGTGGGAATTGTTCAGGATATCCATTTTAGTTTCAGAAAATGCTTCCTTTCTCCTCAAAATTCCTTtaacttaattgttttaggtttttggtccttgttttgttttaggaattAATTTGTACTATTATGTTGTTtcattttaggaagaaaaaagtaacttttatctttttaaattttagggaTCCTGAAGGCCTTCGAGTATTTTACTATTTGGTACAGGACCTGAAATGTTTAGTTTTTAGTCTTATTGGATTACATTTCAAGATTAAACCAATCTAAATTGTATGTTTTTTGAAActtgtttatatttaattaagGGATGGGTGAGGGAGGGTTTGTcatttatgatattggggttttTATGAATGTGAAGCACGCTTCTTTTGTATGcaaattgaaaataagaaaatacatacacAGGCTTAATGGTTATCTTCACTTGGGTCCAAGTGGATTGGATAGTCCCCACACACATTAAATTCTGTAAATAAAAGCCACCTTTATTGAAGTTTTGCTCCAATAAAACATATCAAAGCCTGGATGGAGAGTGCATTTTTTCCTTCAGGAGGCTGTATCTCagattcattttaaagataaaaattgttCTAGTAGGTGCATTCTGTGGCAGAGGGTCTTTCACGTAGAAACATGTAGCCAGATTCCCTTCCATTTAAAGGCAATTGTAGATCTTCCCTTGTTTGTACCATACCTGATGGGATTTAATTTTTGGGTGCTTATAGAAGTTGTTTATAGAAGGTTTTGGATTTTTTACATTGTCACAAACCCCTCAGGGGTCATTcacatttaaatgtttttgtaTAAGCAGTGATTTCCTCAAGGTTACGAAGATAAAAGTCAGTACCCCAAATTAGGCACATCTTTTATTATGCCCCTGTTTccattatttcacaatgtatatattttgtatatctgTGGGAAGTAAGTGAGTTCTCAGCtctaaaaattacttaaaatttagacttatgtatatatgtgtgtgtgtgtgtatttatatcctAACTCCTAATGAACACACATCCCAGTCATATTTCTCAGTTCCCTTCAACCTCTTTCTGGTAGACTGGATTACTTCTCCTCTTAGTAGCTAATGCCCTGATATTCTGTTACTTTTCCATCTGAACCTTCACTCTAAAAGTATGCAGTCCTGTTAGTCATCATCCACTTTGCCCAGGGACCTTAGGGTGGAAGAATTGGTGTCTGAAGGCTCACCGGGGCTCCTGAGCAGCTCTGTCCAGTAAACTTCTGTGCGGTAATAGAGATGTTCTGTATCTGAGCAGTCCAATAGGGTAGCCACTGGATactacatgtggctactgagtacTTGAGATGTGGCTAATATAACTGAATTTATAGtcctatttaattaaaaatagtattttccaccattttattatgaaaaatttcaaacgtaGAAAACTTGAAAGAATTGTAAAATGAACACCCATATGCCAATCTAGAttctataattaacatttttcatttactGTAATAATTCTAAGTCATATCATGTTGATTTCTCACTTATGGGTGGAAAAACTGGTATAATTGGTGCCaagagacttttattttttatttttttataaatttatttatctattatttttggctgcgctgggtctttgttgctgcacgcaggctttctctagttgcggtgagcgggggctactcttcgttgtggtgcgagggcttctcattgcggtggcttctcttgttgcggagcacgggctctaggtgcgtgggcttcagtagttgtggctcgcgggctctagagcgcaggctcagtagttgtggtgcacgggattagttgctctgcggcatgtgagatcttcctggaccagggctcgaacccgtgtcccctgcattggcaggcggattcttaaccactgcaccaccagggaagccctaaatttacTTTTCAAGTGTTGATTTTGTGCCTCATCCCTTCATTTGCCCCTTCATGGGATGGAGTGTCACTACCCATCATCTAACACAGTCTTTTCTATATAGTAGGtgctttgtaaaaattttttcagcattttattgtcttttatatttactgccTTCAGATTATTTGTCTTTGTAACTTAGTCTGAGGTGTAAGAGATTCATTTCTGTCGCTATGGATACCTTTCATTACCATGAATTTTTCAAATGCACATACTCATACCACAGAGTTGTATGTTCGAACACATTGGATAAGGATGTGTCTTTTGGATGTGGCCCAACTGTGATCCTAAGTTCTGTGTATAGTCTGAGTTCCTCAATCAAAGCAACCAATAGAGCACAGCAAAGAGGACGGGTGAGAAGCAGGATGATCCGCCAGGCTCTAccgttctattttatttatatatatatatatttgtttacaaaatatactttattttttaaattatagatttacaaaaaattgaaaaggtagcacaaagaattcccatatgccccccaccccatttccCCCATGCCCCTCTTTTACATGAATGTAATAAAAACTATGCattattatatttctcttttcccaTTGTGCCTACATGTGCCTATTCCTACTGTGCCCCAATAATTATTGTAGATAGAGAAAtagatatttaatattataaattggGGAGTGGAAATCTGTAGTATTGCCCTAGTAACACCATCTTAACTTGGCTTGAGGTCAAGAAAGCCTTTGAGTGACATAACCCATGGAAAGCTGAAAGCTGACCAACCTCTGGTGGAATTTGACCTTCTGGGGAGGACTACCAGTCGGGTAAATGGTGGTATCTCTGCCATGAAACCAACACTAAATCTGGAACTTTTTCTAAGGGTCAAGGATAGCGGGGCATGGTGGAAAGAGTTGCTTAATGTTGTCAAATGTTTAAACCTCTGGTCTTTGAAGTCAAGGGTTGGGCTAAATAATCTTTAATGTTTCCTTTTAGCCGTAGTAACGTATGaggcagagattaaaaaaaaaaaaaagtgctttatatgaaagaaaaaccAGGTTTTGTGCCTCTTCTTACTGTTAAAAGTACAGGTAGATATTTCATTGATATCAGGCTGAGTCTATTCATGTGggcatttaaaatatgaatatacatGAGATTATTTTATGTATCCTATTGTTAGACtactttgttttcatttgaaatgTGTGAGACCTGTGAACATGGGTTGTGCTGTAAGTTCAACGACTGatccatatgatttttttttttaaactatttttttagagcagttttaggttcacagcaaaattgagagggaagtacagagatttcctgtatATTCCCTGCCCCCCAACTCATGCAtagcttcccccattatcaacatctcccaccagagtggtacatttgttacaactgctGAACCTACATTATTAGGTTTCACTCTTGGCCGTGTACATTCTGTAGGTTTGgaaaaaatgtataatgatgtaTCCATTATTATGGTATCATAGAGTGTATTTTCAcgaccctaaaaatcctctgtctATTCGTTTCTCTCTACCCCCAACTGCTGGCAACTTCTAATctatttactgtctccatagttttgccttttcaataaagtcatatagttggaatcatacagtctgtagccttttcagactgccttctttcactcagtaatacacatttaagattcctccatgtcttttcatggcttgatagctcatttctttttaaggctgaataatattccattgtctggatgtaccacagtttgtttatccattcacctactgaaggacatcttggttgcttccaagttttggccattctaaataaagctgctataaacatgtgtgttcaggtttttgtgtggaccttaagttttttgattattttaataattggTTTCCTAGCATTATATGGCAATGAGCTAGATTGaaaatccaaaaaaattaataaaaataacaaaggtAAATGAATGATTTGAGGAGGAGCTTAGAGTCCAAATCATGTGATACAGTGGCAAGAACACTGAAGAACTGAAATTCTTCATTATGGCACTACTTCAcagaaatattttccctttcaaCCTGTGAATAGGCTTTATCCCTTAGTGGCACAGAGTCTGAATAGTTATCCAAAATCCtttttttgccattattttttcaTGCTTTCTTATTTCCTCAGGTGTTCCTCTCATTTAGTTAGAAGTTGGAGGAAGGATGCTTCCTGTTTGATTGACTGCTGGAGACCAGCTGGGACAATAGAGAAATTCTCTAGAGCATTAGAATAGCTTTTACCGTCaagagaaggacaaataaagTAGCTAATTAGGGAAACAGGAAACCTCAAACAAGGTGTTCTTTTGAGTTTTTACTGTAAGAGCCAGGAAATTTCATATGGCTCAGTGGCATAAAGGTGAGGCATTAGGACAAATAGCCATGGAGGGGGGAACCTGGCCAGGTGAGGTTACTCCTCCCGATAAGAGGGATAAAGACCATCTTTCCCTGGGAACTGGTGGTTATTCTTGAAGCCTTCACTTCAGGCTGCGACAGGAAGAACAGCCTGCTGCTGTGAAATGATAAGCCATTGAGGTTTGAAGGTGTGACTAGAAGCTGTGTGCTAAGCTTCTGGCTGACGAAGTTAATATCATCAGGAAGGGACGGGTAAAAGGTGTGGTTTCCTAAATGAAGAACGCCTTTAAGCAGCCAGGAAGTAAATGAATGCTTTATGTATTCATGTTGTGTATGTGTTATCTGAGTTTTGCACAAAGGTGAATTCGGAAGACAATGTACAAGAACATTCAAAACATTCTTCAAATTAttcatctttctgttttcttaaggAGTGGGTGTGATAGATGAAGTTTAGTGCTTCCATTTTGTGCTTTGACCAAACGACAATGCTAGCAGTTTCAATTAGTCCTGTCTGAAGTTACTGCTGCTATCTTCTGATGctggtttgtcttctcatttaagAAGGaatttgcctttcccagaaaTCAGAGCTTAGTAATAAAAAACTAGAGCTTAGAGGGAGCAGCTACACAATTTGGCTTTCCCATTATTAATCTCATGATGTCTCTCTACGAAACTATGAAAACTCTAGATTTTGTAGTCAGTTCTTACCTTTAACCACCTCGTTCATCAAGGGCACATGTAAGCCTCATATCTCTTCCATGTGCTACAGTTAGAATAACGAATGGGACTGATGTTCTCATGGTATGGAGTTTATACAGAGGAAACAGACGACTGTGTAAGTGTAAAAATATGTTCTGCCCCTGTCTTAGCCTCCATCATGAGAGCTATCCACCCTCTTACCAGCTATGAGCatgtaaaacaaaagagaaaaaaagctcaACATCACCAATATCTCCATGGGGCGTAAGATATAAAATAACCAGATCTGAGGTCATGGAATGCCTTTTTCTATGGAGGCAGTGGGATGCTGCCATGTTTCCCAGCTCCT
This region includes:
- the MAGOHB gene encoding protein mago nashi homolog 2 isoform X2, which produces MIRKEAYVHKSVMEELKRIIDDSEITKEDDALWPPPDRVGRQELEIVIGDEHISFTTSKIGSLIDVNQSKDPEGLRVFYYLVQDLKCLVFSLIGLHFKIKPI